A window from Fervidicoccaceae archaeon encodes these proteins:
- a CDS encoding S9 family peptidase: MGLTIEDLDKLVLVSDPKLSPDSKFIAFVVTKPSVKDDRYSSSIWLYSLEDDSSFPLTDGPSDFSPSWSPDGRFLSFVRRVEQQDSTFFELRIADMKHNAQQRALLRTEKGIWGVRWSRDGREIMFLSSKGEIEKDVKHIEDIPIWFNGKGFTYNIKSRVFIADVSSGNYREVEISEKEDISQAEWHPSGRKIVYLSSSDSSRPYISDLHIFDLESKMDEKITKSDMSIEDFDLNMAGTKAVIRGLDLSRGLAGHNRLWLVDLRNGEMEEISLPDKDVSNSMNSDVRGPSSGKKLQWIGEYIYFPLMNGYRASLYRWNESDGFSPLVEGEFTVEDYSVGKNVVALTVMSSTELPELFLLRNEELRKLTSFNDSLLRQAKLTRPEKFAVKASDGEQIDAFILKPSSFEPGRKYPAILYIHGGPATAYGESFIHEFHVLSNEGFVVIYSNPRGSSGYSESFRDIRGSYGTRDFQDIMEVLDEALRRYDFIDSQRLGVAGGSYGGFMTNWIITHTDRFRAAVTQRSISNWISFYGTSDIGFYFAEDQILGRLGKRLWEEGSFQKLWDASPLKYAGNISTPTLILHSDEDYRCWLDQAIQLFTAIKLRGVPTRLVIFPRENHDLSRSGKPKHRVERLKEIVQWFNKYLKMP, encoded by the coding sequence TTGGGACTTACTATTGAGGACCTGGATAAATTGGTTCTTGTTTCCGATCCAAAGCTCTCTCCTGACTCGAAATTTATAGCATTTGTTGTGACCAAGCCCTCAGTGAAAGATGATAGATACAGCTCATCAATATGGCTGTACAGTCTAGAGGATGACTCGAGCTTTCCATTAACGGATGGTCCAAGCGATTTCTCTCCCTCATGGAGCCCAGATGGTAGGTTCTTGAGCTTTGTGAGGAGGGTGGAACAGCAGGACTCAACATTCTTCGAGCTTAGAATTGCTGACATGAAGCACAATGCTCAGCAGAGAGCGCTTCTGAGAACAGAGAAGGGGATATGGGGGGTGAGATGGAGCAGAGATGGAAGGGAAATAATGTTTCTCAGCAGTAAGGGAGAGATTGAGAAGGATGTGAAGCACATAGAGGACATACCCATATGGTTCAATGGAAAGGGCTTCACGTATAACATAAAGTCAAGGGTATTCATAGCAGACGTATCTTCCGGAAACTACAGAGAAGTTGAAATCAGCGAGAAGGAAGATATATCTCAGGCTGAATGGCATCCCAGCGGGAGGAAGATCGTTTATTTATCATCTTCCGATAGTTCAAGGCCGTACATATCAGATCTTCACATCTTCGATCTGGAAAGCAAGATGGATGAGAAGATAACCAAAAGCGATATGTCTATAGAGGATTTTGATTTGAATATGGCAGGAACGAAAGCAGTGATAAGGGGGCTGGATCTATCGAGGGGGCTAGCTGGACACAACAGGCTATGGCTCGTTGATCTAAGAAATGGAGAGATGGAGGAGATTTCTCTTCCTGATAAAGATGTGTCCAATTCAATGAACTCGGATGTGAGGGGGCCGAGCAGTGGAAAGAAGCTGCAGTGGATCGGCGAATATATTTACTTTCCACTCATGAATGGATACAGAGCATCTCTTTACAGGTGGAACGAAAGCGATGGATTCTCTCCTCTTGTGGAAGGAGAGTTCACTGTAGAAGATTATTCCGTGGGAAAAAATGTTGTTGCCCTGACAGTGATGAGCTCGACTGAGCTCCCTGAGCTCTTTCTCCTGAGGAATGAAGAGCTGAGGAAGCTTACATCCTTCAATGATTCCCTATTGAGGCAGGCAAAGCTGACCAGGCCTGAGAAGTTCGCTGTGAAGGCAAGTGATGGAGAACAGATAGATGCATTTATTTTGAAGCCATCTTCATTCGAACCTGGCAGGAAGTATCCGGCCATTTTGTATATTCATGGAGGTCCAGCAACAGCATATGGAGAGTCATTCATTCACGAGTTTCACGTCCTCTCTAATGAGGGTTTTGTGGTCATCTATTCTAACCCAAGGGGGAGCTCGGGATATTCAGAGAGCTTCAGAGATATAAGGGGAAGCTATGGAACTAGAGACTTCCAGGATATAATGGAGGTTCTGGATGAAGCATTGAGAAGGTATGATTTCATCGATTCCCAGAGGCTAGGAGTAGCTGGTGGAAGCTATGGAGGATTCATGACCAACTGGATAATTACTCATACCGATAGATTCAGGGCAGCTGTTACCCAGAGATCAATAAGCAATTGGATAAGCTTCTACGGCACTTCGGATATAGGGTTCTACTTTGCCGAAGATCAAATACTTGGAAGGCTGGGTAAGAGGCTGTGGGAAGAGGGATCCTTTCAGAAGCTGTGGGATGCCTCTCCTCTCAAATATGCTGGTAATATCTCGACTCCAACGCTAATACTGCACTCAGATGAGGACTATAGATGCTGGCTTGATCAAGCAATACAGCTGTTCACAGCTATTAAGCTGAGAGGTGTTCCTACGCGGCTCGTGATTTTTCCAAGAGAGAACCACGATCTCTCAAGGAGCGGAAAGCCAAAACATAGAGTGGAGAGGCTGAAGGAAATAGTGCAGTGGTTCAATAAGTATCTCAAGATGCCCTGA
- a CDS encoding DUF134 domain-containing protein, giving the protein MPRWMQGRRGCRGRPPIEVRSRLEVEELIFLPVKGSVGIEQKNIVEIYDYEIEALKLIHLDGLSTDQAANIMGVSKATFWRILESCRMKLADALFFGKPIKLVSKKGGNLEEKNDQKAY; this is encoded by the coding sequence ATGCCAAGATGGATGCAGGGCCGCCGCGGCTGCAGGGGAAGGCCTCCCATAGAAGTGAGATCTAGACTAGAAGTGGAGGAACTGATCTTTCTCCCAGTGAAAGGCTCAGTTGGGATAGAGCAAAAGAACATTGTTGAAATCTATGATTATGAGATAGAAGCTCTCAAGCTAATACATCTTGACGGTCTCTCCACGGATCAGGCAGCAAATATTATGGGAGTCTCAAAGGCCACTTTCTGGCGTATATTGGAATCATGCAGAATGAAGCTTGCTGATGCTCTATTTTTTGGAAAGCCAATAAAACTTGTTTCAAAAAAAGGAGGAAATTTGGAGGAAAAAAACGACCAAAAAGCTTATTAA
- a CDS encoding radical SAM protein, translating into MKADVIITTDRTMMSNHHRKEFLGFVSTGPPIALPEKLWLWISSPKPKIMKDGEPLEAPYGLRKVEAALIREGIDARVIDPDYLKKYEEEAKVLLIGHHDYFAYGPPSNEWWLITGKEPINRISFIRLMESEPVRKMKKNGAKIIVGGPAAWQWLYEVEKWKKWGVDTVFEGESEKLIGSLVRKALNNEELPSYLYAGIKDVPSIDEIPEIVRPSVNGLVEIMRGCPRGCRFCSVTLRPLRHIPLEKIEREILVNVKYGVNIGLLHSEDVLLYGSDGVKPREDPLIQLHKMALKHVENIAWSHASLAAIRYSEEKYKLITKLMEMIKEKQDFLGVEVGLETGGIELAKKIMPAKSAPYPVERWHETVEEAFKIMHESSIIPAVTLIIGLPEETENDLIQTLELLDKLKQYRSLIVPMMFVPMGALKDRDFYRREMMSELHMQILYKTYQHSIYWGKQILEKSYLRSPAYLPLRGLLEFFMWYVERKVNSIAKQLPSLRMREKAAQSAQAPLQQSRNPNF; encoded by the coding sequence GTGAAAGCTGATGTCATTATAACAACAGATAGAACTATGATGTCCAACCATCATAGAAAGGAATTCCTTGGCTTCGTATCTACCGGACCACCAATAGCTCTTCCTGAGAAGCTCTGGCTGTGGATATCGTCACCCAAGCCGAAGATCATGAAGGATGGGGAGCCTCTGGAAGCTCCCTATGGACTGAGAAAGGTAGAGGCAGCTCTGATAAGGGAGGGGATAGATGCAAGAGTAATCGATCCTGACTATCTGAAAAAATATGAAGAAGAGGCTAAGGTTCTGCTCATTGGCCATCATGATTACTTTGCCTACGGTCCTCCTAGCAATGAATGGTGGCTAATAACAGGAAAGGAGCCTATAAACAGAATCAGCTTCATCAGACTTATGGAAAGCGAGCCTGTGAGAAAAATGAAGAAGAATGGTGCAAAGATAATTGTGGGGGGGCCAGCAGCATGGCAGTGGCTTTATGAGGTGGAAAAGTGGAAGAAGTGGGGAGTAGACACGGTTTTCGAGGGAGAATCCGAAAAGCTAATTGGAAGCCTTGTTAGAAAAGCCCTGAACAACGAGGAGCTTCCCAGCTATCTCTATGCGGGAATAAAAGATGTTCCCTCAATTGATGAGATACCTGAAATAGTTAGGCCAAGCGTAAATGGGCTTGTTGAGATCATGAGGGGATGTCCAAGAGGGTGCAGATTCTGCAGCGTTACTCTTAGACCTCTGAGGCACATTCCTCTGGAAAAAATCGAGAGGGAAATTCTAGTCAACGTGAAGTATGGCGTGAATATAGGGCTGCTTCACAGCGAAGATGTGCTTCTCTACGGATCTGATGGGGTTAAGCCAAGAGAGGATCCCCTCATTCAGCTTCATAAAATGGCTCTCAAGCATGTTGAGAATATTGCTTGGAGTCATGCCAGCCTCGCAGCAATTAGATACTCAGAGGAAAAATACAAGCTAATAACGAAGCTGATGGAAATGATAAAGGAGAAGCAGGACTTTCTTGGTGTTGAGGTAGGCCTTGAAACTGGAGGAATTGAGCTTGCTAAGAAAATAATGCCTGCAAAATCAGCTCCATACCCAGTTGAGAGATGGCATGAAACAGTTGAGGAGGCCTTCAAAATAATGCATGAGAGCAGCATAATACCTGCAGTTACCCTCATTATTGGGCTGCCAGAGGAAACCGAAAATGATTTAATTCAGACGCTTGAGCTCTTGGACAAGCTCAAGCAATATAGGAGCCTCATAGTGCCCATGATGTTCGTGCCAATGGGGGCACTCAAGGACAGAGATTTCTACAGAAGAGAGATGATGAGCGAACTTCATATGCAGATTCTCTACAAGACCTATCAGCACTCCATCTATTGGGGGAAGCAAATACTTGAGAAATCATATCTGAGATCTCCCGCATATTTACCCCTTAGAGGACTCCTTGAATTTTTCATGTGGTATGTGGAGAGAAAAGTGAACAGCATAGCCAAACAGCTGCCTTCACTCAGAATGAGGGAGAAGGCAGCTCAGTCAGCACAAGCACCACTCCAGCAGAGCCGAAACCCCAACTTCTGA
- a CDS encoding phosphoribosyltransferase, with protein MIELPRIPVKLVKWEDVVSWSKELAKKIVSDGYNPDVIVAIARGGVVTARLLCDYLGVIDLLSIKVEHWLETAAHVENATIKYGFDTDLSKKKVLLVDDICDTGKSIEVAREHIIRNSKPAELRTAAMQYISTISKYKPDYYAEEVREWYWYMYPWNYYEDSVNLVKKILQSDASRKWSIAEIENEFKKSYEIDPPIHIEEVVKEGVRRGVFYYVNGEVKLRAQYLMR; from the coding sequence GTGATTGAACTGCCGAGAATCCCCGTAAAGCTTGTCAAGTGGGAGGATGTTGTTTCCTGGAGCAAAGAGCTTGCCAAAAAGATTGTATCTGATGGCTATAACCCAGATGTTATTGTAGCAATTGCAAGAGGAGGAGTTGTTACAGCAAGGCTTCTATGCGACTATCTCGGCGTAATAGATCTGCTATCAATAAAGGTGGAGCATTGGCTTGAAACAGCTGCTCATGTGGAGAATGCGACAATCAAGTATGGCTTCGATACCGATCTCTCCAAAAAGAAAGTACTGCTTGTAGACGATATATGTGATACTGGAAAGAGCATAGAGGTAGCTAGAGAGCACATAATTAGGAATTCTAAACCTGCTGAGCTGAGGACAGCTGCTATGCAGTATATAAGCACAATATCGAAGTACAAGCCCGATTACTATGCTGAGGAAGTCAGAGAATGGTACTGGTACATGTATCCATGGAACTACTACGAGGATTCAGTAAACCTCGTGAAGAAAATTCTTCAGTCAGATGCTTCTAGAAAGTGGAGCATAGCTGAAATAGAAAATGAATTCAAAAAATCATATGAAATAGATCCCCCAATCCACATCGAGGAGGTAGTGAAAGAGGGAGTTAGAAGGGGAGTCTTCTACTACGTCAACGGAGAGGTGAAGCTCAGAGCACAGTACCTCATGAGATAG
- a CDS encoding S-methyl-5'-thioadenosine phosphorylase, with the protein MFYLENWLKKVESRERKLADIAIIGGSGLYDASFLSETSEIWINTPYGSPSDSIIVGKIGERNVAFLPRHGRGHRIPPHKINYRANMWALKTIGVKLVISVSAVGSLREDYRPGDLAVPDQFIDMTKRREYTYFDGPRVAHVSMARPFCEYLRGELLMAGKRENVRMHGGGTYVCIEGPRFSTVAESKIFKDVFKADLIGMTLVPEVNLACELEMCYATLAMITDYDVWAERPVTAEEVSRVMAENVEKAKRIVYSVIPNLRTELKEDECSCCRSLDTALL; encoded by the coding sequence GTGTTTTATTTGGAGAACTGGCTGAAAAAGGTGGAAAGCAGGGAGAGGAAGCTTGCTGATATAGCGATAATAGGAGGAAGCGGCTTGTATGATGCATCATTCCTTTCAGAGACAAGTGAGATCTGGATAAATACTCCATATGGCTCTCCAAGTGACTCAATAATTGTGGGAAAGATAGGGGAGAGGAATGTAGCATTTCTTCCCAGACATGGAAGAGGCCACAGGATCCCTCCACATAAAATTAACTACAGAGCCAACATGTGGGCTCTAAAGACCATTGGAGTGAAGCTGGTAATATCTGTGAGCGCCGTTGGAAGCTTGAGAGAAGACTATAGGCCAGGCGACCTGGCTGTTCCAGATCAATTCATTGATATGACGAAGAGGAGAGAATATACCTATTTCGATGGTCCAAGGGTGGCCCATGTTAGCATGGCAAGGCCATTCTGTGAGTATCTCAGAGGAGAGCTTCTCATGGCTGGAAAGAGGGAAAACGTGAGAATGCATGGTGGAGGGACTTATGTGTGCATAGAGGGACCTAGATTCAGCACAGTGGCTGAAAGCAAAATATTCAAGGATGTTTTCAAGGCAGATCTCATAGGCATGACGCTGGTTCCAGAAGTAAATCTGGCATGTGAGCTTGAGATGTGCTATGCTACCTTGGCCATGATAACTGACTATGATGTGTGGGCAGAGAGACCTGTTACAGCAGAGGAGGTCTCAAGGGTAATGGCAGAGAATGTTGAGAAGGCTAAGAGGATTGTCTATTCTGTAATACCGAATTTAAGGACTGAGCTAAAAGAGGATGAATGCAGTTGCTGCAGGAGCCTGGACACAGCTCTTCTCTGA
- a CDS encoding type II glyceraldehyde-3-phosphate dehydrogenase, protein MKGKARVLVMGYGVIGKRVADAVSAQDDMTLIGIGDVSSDWRIRLAVKKGYRIYAATQEALPKMKASGLPLEGTVEELIRSGSVDIVVDATPKDIGYKNKENLYKKYGVKAIFQGGEKANIADVSFVAQRNYEKAIGKQFIRVVSCNTTAISRVVGGLHEKLGVKKARVTIVRRAVDVWESHESGAINTVVPETKVPSHHGEDARTVVDGLNIFTIAVKGSHNLFHMHMGMLEFDKRIELNDAIDVLRDEPRVVFVKASDGVAGLNSIFELSRDLNRTRGDLYEVPVWLDLMKAEENELYLIWGTANESIVVPENIDAIRAAMELESDGKRSIEKTDRTLGIVKSLY, encoded by the coding sequence ATGAAGGGGAAAGCAAGAGTTCTTGTTATGGGCTATGGCGTTATTGGAAAGAGAGTTGCAGATGCAGTTTCAGCTCAGGATGATATGACATTAATTGGAATCGGAGATGTATCATCAGACTGGAGAATTAGGCTTGCCGTTAAAAAAGGATACAGAATATATGCTGCTACGCAGGAAGCCCTACCTAAAATGAAAGCTTCTGGATTACCCTTAGAAGGAACAGTTGAAGAGCTTATCCGATCCGGAAGCGTAGATATAGTTGTGGATGCTACTCCAAAGGACATTGGATACAAAAACAAGGAAAATCTATATAAAAAATATGGGGTAAAGGCAATTTTTCAAGGAGGAGAGAAAGCAAACATAGCCGATGTCAGCTTCGTTGCTCAGAGAAACTACGAAAAAGCTATCGGAAAGCAGTTCATAAGGGTAGTGAGCTGCAATACAACTGCGATCTCCAGAGTTGTTGGAGGGCTTCATGAAAAGCTTGGAGTAAAAAAGGCAAGGGTCACAATAGTGAGAAGAGCAGTAGACGTTTGGGAAAGCCATGAGAGCGGAGCCATAAACACTGTTGTGCCTGAGACCAAGGTGCCAAGCCATCATGGAGAAGATGCGAGAACTGTTGTTGATGGACTTAACATCTTCACAATAGCTGTCAAGGGCAGCCATAATCTGTTTCACATGCACATGGGGATGCTTGAGTTTGACAAGAGGATAGAGCTTAATGATGCCATAGATGTATTGAGAGACGAACCGAGAGTTGTGTTTGTAAAAGCATCAGACGGAGTTGCTGGACTGAACAGCATCTTCGAGCTATCAAGAGATCTCAACAGAACCAGAGGAGACCTATACGAGGTCCCTGTATGGCTTGACCTTATGAAGGCCGAGGAAAATGAACTCTATCTCATTTGGGGAACAGCAAATGAGAGCATAGTTGTTCCTGAAAACATCGATGCTATTAGAGCTGCCATGGAGCTGGAGAGCGATGGGAAAAGGAGCATAGAGAAAACAGATAGAACTCTTGGGATTGTGAAGAGCCTCTACTGA
- a CDS encoding proteasome subunit beta — MSEQPFQGATVVGIKFSNGVVIAGERRMTYGSYIQSSNVKKVFLINERMAIGAAGTIGDLQNIIRLLREEIRYYEGETKNRMKVRSAAKLLSNILYSLKIFPAMAEFVVGGIEDDSPVLAVLDPVGSVLEDDFVAVGSGGSIGIGIIEELYKPGMSENEAIELAVRAVKQGIRRDALSGGDIDYVVITREKSYEGKARI; from the coding sequence ATGAGTGAACAGCCATTTCAGGGAGCAACGGTTGTAGGTATAAAGTTCAGCAATGGAGTGGTAATAGCTGGAGAGAGAAGAATGACATATGGAAGCTACATACAAAGCTCGAATGTCAAGAAAGTATTTTTGATCAATGAGAGAATGGCCATTGGGGCAGCAGGGACTATAGGGGATCTGCAGAATATTATAAGGTTGCTTAGGGAGGAAATAAGGTACTATGAGGGGGAAACAAAGAACAGGATGAAGGTTAGAAGCGCTGCAAAGCTGCTTTCGAATATACTATATTCCCTCAAGATTTTTCCTGCTATGGCAGAGTTCGTAGTCGGAGGCATTGAGGATGACTCTCCAGTACTGGCAGTTCTTGATCCTGTCGGTTCAGTTCTAGAGGATGACTTTGTTGCTGTGGGGAGCGGTGGAAGCATTGGAATAGGAATAATTGAAGAGCTTTACAAACCTGGAATGAGCGAAAATGAAGCCATAGAACTTGCAGTAAGAGCAGTTAAGCAGGGAATAAGGAGAGATGCTCTTTCTGGAGGAGATATCGATTACGTTGTGATAACTAGGGAGAAAAGCTATGAGGGGAAAGCTAGAATTTAG
- a CDS encoding endonuclease V, producing MRFLFEKAARAQEGMAELIEERDTLKNEPRNVLGLDASYSGKLVSAAAVLYNIAKKRVEQYSVAIMRVKLPYVPGFLGFREIPAFMAALKQIDLNSVDLIIVDGHGRFHPRMAGSASHISLAVGKPTIGVAKSALKADRIDNKIIYMRGRPVGMILDEPEGSRKLYVSVGGGLSLERSYYLIKKLRKGKGLPSPLEFADQLSRRALKDALSGG from the coding sequence ATGCGATTTTTATTTGAGAAAGCAGCTAGAGCCCAGGAGGGGATGGCAGAGCTCATAGAGGAAAGAGACACGCTGAAAAACGAGCCTAGAAATGTTCTTGGGCTTGATGCTTCCTATTCTGGGAAACTAGTTTCTGCTGCTGCTGTTCTATACAACATTGCGAAGAAGAGGGTTGAGCAGTACTCGGTTGCTATCATGAGGGTTAAGCTGCCATACGTTCCTGGCTTTCTGGGATTCAGGGAGATCCCTGCATTCATGGCTGCATTGAAGCAAATAGATTTGAATTCCGTTGATCTAATAATAGTTGATGGTCATGGAAGATTTCATCCGAGAATGGCTGGCTCAGCATCTCACATTTCACTTGCTGTTGGGAAGCCAACAATCGGTGTTGCTAAAAGTGCTTTGAAGGCTGATAGAATTGATAATAAGATAATTTATATGAGGGGAAGACCTGTTGGAATGATTTTAGATGAGCCAGAGGGTTCGAGGAAACTGTATGTAAGCGTTGGAGGGGGCCTGAGTCTGGAGAGAAGCTATTATTTAATAAAGAAGCTCAGAAAAGGGAAAGGTCTTCCTTCGCCATTGGAATTTGCTGATCAACTTAGCAGGAGGGCTCTGAAAGATGCTCTATCGGGAGGCTAA
- a CDS encoding DUF120 domain-containing protein: protein MLYREAKKVLFIALAFGGKRRVRIVQQALASRMGMSQQSVSRLLKILEEEGYIMRSVKGRGEFIEITEKGLSAMEELYGYISRLMSEEANIVILEGKVVSGLGEGQYYMKLPYYRNKIGEILGFDPYPGTLNVQLDGESSIKRLVLTRSNGLRIEGYRNKERFYGGATLFKSKINGYEKAAIIIPDRTSHPKDVIEVIAPVYLRGELGLNDGDRVVLEVSLESGVNE, encoded by the coding sequence ATGCTCTATCGGGAGGCTAAAAAAGTTCTCTTCATTGCTCTGGCTTTTGGCGGGAAGAGAAGAGTCAGAATAGTTCAGCAGGCCTTGGCTTCCAGGATGGGGATGAGCCAGCAATCTGTCTCTAGGCTTCTGAAAATTCTTGAGGAGGAGGGATACATAATGAGATCAGTGAAAGGAAGGGGAGAGTTCATCGAGATAACTGAGAAGGGCCTCTCCGCTATGGAGGAGCTGTACGGATATATATCAAGGCTCATGAGTGAGGAGGCTAATATCGTAATTCTGGAGGGAAAAGTTGTAAGTGGACTGGGAGAAGGCCAGTATTACATGAAGCTTCCCTACTATAGGAATAAAATAGGTGAAATTTTGGGTTTCGATCCTTATCCTGGGACCCTGAATGTTCAGCTTGATGGTGAGTCATCTATTAAAAGGCTGGTCCTAACCAGGAGCAACGGACTTAGAATAGAAGGATACAGGAATAAGGAGAGATTCTACGGAGGAGCAACCCTTTTCAAGTCCAAGATAAATGGATATGAGAAGGCTGCTATAATTATTCCAGATAGAACCAGTCATCCGAAAGATGTTATAGAAGTTATAGCTCCTGTATATCTTAGAGGGGAGCTTGGATTGAATGATGGAGACAGGGTTGTCTTGGAGGTTAGCCTAGAAAGTGGTGTGAATGAATGA
- a CDS encoding rhomboid family intramembrane serine protease, whose translation MIPTGDENIEIERPVVNELLIVINTAVFIVTYFFPGYILPGATSIDDIINVYGFKPYFLIKGEDLWTIFTAMFIHTGFLHIMGNMLYLYIFGDNVEAAMGKARYFLFYICSGIGAVVFHVLSVAVSTSLSPATSYGPLYNPWLIPAVGASGAISGVLGAYLIMYPAGSVRALGLWFVIPVLFRIPAIAFIGFWFVYQLILAVVSLSGPYVGIAFWAHVGGFITGIALVPIFASRERIRTLRILAEMRRTPAFE comes from the coding sequence ATGATACCAACGGGAGATGAGAATATAGAAATCGAGAGACCTGTGGTCAATGAGCTTCTAATCGTGATAAACACAGCTGTATTCATTGTGACATATTTCTTTCCTGGCTATATTCTACCAGGAGCAACATCTATAGATGATATAATTAACGTTTATGGGTTCAAGCCGTACTTTCTGATAAAGGGAGAAGATCTATGGACGATCTTTACCGCAATGTTCATTCATACAGGCTTTTTGCATATAATGGGCAACATGCTCTATTTGTACATTTTCGGAGATAATGTTGAGGCAGCAATGGGGAAAGCGAGATACTTTCTCTTCTATATTTGCTCGGGAATTGGTGCAGTTGTCTTTCACGTTTTGAGCGTTGCTGTTTCAACATCTCTCTCTCCGGCCACTTCATACGGTCCCCTGTACAACCCCTGGCTGATTCCAGCTGTAGGGGCTAGCGGAGCTATAAGTGGAGTCTTGGGGGCATATTTGATAATGTATCCTGCAGGAAGTGTTAGGGCTCTGGGCCTCTGGTTCGTTATTCCGGTCTTATTTAGGATACCTGCCATTGCTTTCATTGGTTTTTGGTTTGTCTATCAGCTTATTCTTGCAGTGGTATCTCTTTCAGGCCCCTATGTTGGAATTGCCTTTTGGGCTCATGTGGGAGGATTCATCACGGGCATTGCGCTTGTACCAATATTTGCGAGCAGAGAGAGGATTAGGACACTGAGAATCCTTGCTGAAATGAGAAGGACACCTGCTTTTGAGTGA
- a CDS encoding cation transporter, whose protein sequence is MERRKRSALIYILAFSFLGGAFKIYGGIVYNSKSVLVDALTSVANYISLVLTVLFIKKSFEPPDKDHHFGHYRLKFGGSIFTLMTYSFVAGIALMEVISPHPYEISPGAPVMAAIGLSFYLISIELSRRSGDDPLIYYSKFTFSEIIEGVTVIFSSLLGVFYSYIIDYLGSVVLTGYILYELSMSFRELILRISDLAPPEGVVDDIKRRFIERGVEIEDIKMRYVDEKKLEGHLTLIGDDKTREEMEKIVDEAKREVLEKYEADLFVEIKEKRKGRKD, encoded by the coding sequence ATGGAGAGAAGAAAGAGAAGTGCGCTAATATATATCCTTGCTTTTTCCTTCCTAGGTGGTGCCTTTAAAATATATGGAGGAATTGTTTACAATTCAAAGTCGGTCCTGGTTGATGCTCTTACATCGGTGGCAAATTACATATCGCTGGTTCTAACTGTTTTGTTCATAAAGAAGAGCTTTGAACCGCCAGACAAAGATCATCACTTTGGACACTATAGGCTGAAATTTGGAGGATCCATTTTTACCTTGATGACTTATTCCTTTGTTGCTGGAATAGCACTTATGGAAGTTATCTCTCCTCACCCATATGAAATTTCTCCAGGAGCACCGGTCATGGCAGCTATAGGATTATCGTTCTATTTGATTTCAATTGAGCTTTCGAGGAGAAGCGGAGATGATCCTTTGATTTACTACTCAAAGTTCACGTTCAGTGAGATCATAGAGGGGGTGACGGTCATATTCTCCTCTTTGCTGGGGGTGTTCTATAGCTATATTATTGATTATCTAGGATCCGTCGTTCTCACAGGCTATATATTATATGAGCTTTCAATGTCATTCAGAGAGCTGATTTTGAGGATAAGCGACCTAGCTCCACCGGAAGGAGTTGTCGATGATATAAAGAGGAGATTCATTGAGAGAGGTGTTGAAATAGAAGATATAAAGATGAGGTATGTTGATGAGAAAAAGCTGGAAGGTCACCTCACGCTTATTGGAGATGATAAAACTAGAGAGGAAATGGAAAAGATTGTTGATGAGGCAAAAAGGGAAGTATTGGAGAAGTATGAAGCAGATCTCTTTGTCGAGATAAAGGAAAAAAGAAAAGGAAGAAAAGATTAG
- a CDS encoding DUF981 family protein, which translates to MALFIDPLTAQLFAMAGAFILIGYAFAKISMLHTTYEEIMKELKPLYIPILLLGIYIAVSGIFGNLLWPLPGSYNILFYDLYPLLGVGLIALAISIKYNYKLEYIGFLALVFGIVTIYYGAVGYANNMTKEPLALFLLYGGAGLSSVLFYFASYQLDRGKVNRGLLILEAALLVLTGLLAAYISANSVPQHLKLFAQWAPIL; encoded by the coding sequence ATGGCACTGTTCATAGATCCCCTAACAGCACAGCTCTTCGCCATGGCTGGAGCCTTCATACTAATAGGCTATGCTTTTGCAAAAATCTCAATGCTTCATACGACATATGAAGAAATAATGAAGGAATTGAAGCCATTATACATTCCCATTCTTCTGCTGGGAATCTACATAGCAGTTTCCGGAATATTTGGCAATTTGCTGTGGCCTCTTCCAGGGAGCTACAATATTCTATTCTATGACCTCTATCCTCTTCTTGGAGTAGGGCTGATTGCTTTGGCTATAAGCATCAAGTACAACTACAAACTAGAATATATCGGATTTCTCGCTCTTGTCTTCGGAATAGTAACAATATACTATGGAGCTGTGGGCTATGCCAACAACATGACGAAGGAGCCTCTGGCACTGTTTCTCCTCTACGGAGGAGCAGGATTATCATCAGTTCTGTTCTACTTTGCCTCATATCAGCTTGACAGGGGAAAGGTAAATAGAGGACTGCTTATATTGGAAGCTGCTCTGCTCGTGCTGACAGGACTGCTGGCAGCTTATATATCTGCTAACTCAGTACCTCAGCACCTCAAGTTATTTGCCCAATGGGCTCCAATACTTTAG